Proteins from a single region of Primulina tabacum isolate GXHZ01 chromosome 5, ASM2559414v2, whole genome shotgun sequence:
- the LOC142545209 gene encoding uncharacterized protein LOC142545209 isoform X2, protein MSPASTASITLGTPVDSDGPLSGLVICVTGLSKETRKQVKEATERLGGQYSPHLHLRCTHLVVQSLRGHKFEHAIKHGPTNGLFLVTLSWFVDSIKRNVRLNESLYSINNVGGTGAQTDDSKRLDQNAGAENSCLRDGLLKHTTQLDTIQCPLSRYPEVESKRRIDPSFWSGQTFYINVEVPAELRSKVTEVISAQGASLLSQWFVGSKASHVVCEGTSGRKYLGHSSYLVTPLWVLKSAQEKCLQRLVHLSADLARFSGVMLDRFHDGVSNEEIKRVMVPGNVPTSAIKVSHEERQAMANLAKDGVRSHRNRRMQTCQTPIRPITPSRLLDSISWSISDPTSKACIYTDSLSVDVIEDQGSAFFDAKPDVKESDTLFVNLSRPLTESQKYELIFKSHFLTILFPVDRFSEMGPCSRTFFSNKGFTCLQVLDHIYSFYQENMSAEEIEVAIHTDSRHADRLRAAYCSKAAAEVGYVEFKRIDFLGSRKSFEMMKRVSGDNNSNVYELVIRA, encoded by the exons ATGTCTCCTGCTTCAACTGCCTCTATTACTTTGGGAACTCCAGTGGATTCCGACGGACCTTTATCCGGCCTTGTCATCTGCGTAACCGGGCTCTCTAAAG AAACAAGGAAACAGGTGAAGGAAGCAACAGAGAGATTGGGAGGTCAATACAGTCCCCATCTTCATCTTCGATGCACTCATTTGGTGGTTCAGA GCTTGCGTGGACATAAATTTGAACATGCCATAAAACATGGGCCGACAAATGGTTTATTCCTGGTCACACTCAGCTGGTTTGTGGACAGCATCAAAAGGAATG TTAGGTTGAATGAATCTCTCTATAGCATAAATAATGTTGGAGGTACTGGCGCCCAAACTGATGACTCGAAGCGGCTCGATCAGAATGCTGGAGCTGAGAATTCTTGTCTTCGAGACGGTTTGCTTAAGCATACCACACAACTTGACACGATTCAATGTCCCCTATCACGGTATCCAGAAGTTGAGAGTAAAAGACGAATTGATCCTTCATTCTGGTCCGGTCAAACGTTTTACATCAACGTGGAAGTCCCTGCTGAACTTCGTTCTAAG GTCACCGAGGTTATTTCTGCACAAGGAGCTAGTTTATTAAGTCAATGGTTTGTTGGCAGCAAAGCGAGCCATGTAGTATGTGAAGGAACATCGGGTCGAAAATATCTGGGGCACTCTAGTTATCTTGTTACA CCACTATGGGTTCTGAAGTCTGCACAAGAGAAATGTTTACAGAGACTCGTTCACTTATCTGCCGATTTAGCCAGGTTCTCTGGAGTTATGCTTGATAGATTTCATGATGGTGTTTCCAACGAG GAAATTAAGAGGGTGATGGTCCCTGGGAATGTTCCTACTTCTGCTATTAAAGTCAGCCATGAAGAACGGCAAGCGATGGCGAACCTGGCTAAAGATGGGGTCAGAAGTCATAGGAATCGTCGAATGCAG ACATGTCAAACTCCAATACGTCCAATAACACCGAGCAGGCTTTTGGATTCCATAAGTTGGTCAATTTCTGATCCAACATCAAAAGCTTGTATCTATACAGACTCTTTAAGTGTCGATGTCATTGAAGACCAGGGATCAGCGTTCTTTGATGCGAAGCCAGATGTAAAGGAATCAGATACTTTATTTGTGAACTTATCCAGACCACTCACAGAAAG TCAGAAATATGAGTTGATATTCAAAAGCCATTTCCTTACTATACTGTTCCCTGTCGATCGATTTTCGGAGATGGGACCATGTTCAAGGACATTTTTCAGTAATAAAGGCTTTACATGTCTGCAAGTTTTGGATCATATCTACTCATTTTACCAG GAGAATATGTCGGCCGAGGAAATCGAGGTTGCGATTCACACAGACTCCAGACATGCTGACAGGCTTCGAGCTGCTTACTGCAGCAAGGCAGCGGCTGAAGTTGGTTATGTGGAGTTCAAGCGGATTGATTTTCTTGGTAGTCGAAAGAGTTTTGAAATGATGAAACGTGTTTCTGGTGATAATAATTCTAATGTTTACGAGCTGGTGATCAGAGCTTGA
- the LOC142545209 gene encoding uncharacterized protein LOC142545209 isoform X1, which yields MSPASTASITLGTPVDSDGPLSGLVICVTGLSKETRKQVKEATERLGGQYSPHLHLRCTHLVVQSLRGHKFEHAIKHGPTNGLFLVTLSWFVDSIKRNVRLNESLYSINNVGGTGAQTDDSKRLDQNAGAENSCLRDGLLKHTTQLDTIQCPLSRYPEVESKRRIDPSFWSGQTFYINVEVPAELRSKVTEVISAQGASLLSQWFVGSKASHVVCEGTSGRKYLGHSSYLVTPLWVLKSAQEKCLQRLVHLSADLARFSGVMLDRFHDGVSNEEIKRVMVPGNVPTSAIKVSHEERQAMANLAKDGVRSHRNRRMQTCQTPIRPITPSRLLDSISWSISDPTSKACIYTDSLSVDVIEDQGSAFFDAKPDVKESDTLFVNLSRPLTESQKYELIFKSHFLTILFPVDRFSEMGPCSRTFFSNKGFTCLQVLDHIYSFYQAICNCTQENMSAEEIEVAIHTDSRHADRLRAAYCSKAAAEVGYVEFKRIDFLGSRKSFEMMKRVSGDNNSNVYELVIRA from the exons ATGTCTCCTGCTTCAACTGCCTCTATTACTTTGGGAACTCCAGTGGATTCCGACGGACCTTTATCCGGCCTTGTCATCTGCGTAACCGGGCTCTCTAAAG AAACAAGGAAACAGGTGAAGGAAGCAACAGAGAGATTGGGAGGTCAATACAGTCCCCATCTTCATCTTCGATGCACTCATTTGGTGGTTCAGA GCTTGCGTGGACATAAATTTGAACATGCCATAAAACATGGGCCGACAAATGGTTTATTCCTGGTCACACTCAGCTGGTTTGTGGACAGCATCAAAAGGAATG TTAGGTTGAATGAATCTCTCTATAGCATAAATAATGTTGGAGGTACTGGCGCCCAAACTGATGACTCGAAGCGGCTCGATCAGAATGCTGGAGCTGAGAATTCTTGTCTTCGAGACGGTTTGCTTAAGCATACCACACAACTTGACACGATTCAATGTCCCCTATCACGGTATCCAGAAGTTGAGAGTAAAAGACGAATTGATCCTTCATTCTGGTCCGGTCAAACGTTTTACATCAACGTGGAAGTCCCTGCTGAACTTCGTTCTAAG GTCACCGAGGTTATTTCTGCACAAGGAGCTAGTTTATTAAGTCAATGGTTTGTTGGCAGCAAAGCGAGCCATGTAGTATGTGAAGGAACATCGGGTCGAAAATATCTGGGGCACTCTAGTTATCTTGTTACA CCACTATGGGTTCTGAAGTCTGCACAAGAGAAATGTTTACAGAGACTCGTTCACTTATCTGCCGATTTAGCCAGGTTCTCTGGAGTTATGCTTGATAGATTTCATGATGGTGTTTCCAACGAG GAAATTAAGAGGGTGATGGTCCCTGGGAATGTTCCTACTTCTGCTATTAAAGTCAGCCATGAAGAACGGCAAGCGATGGCGAACCTGGCTAAAGATGGGGTCAGAAGTCATAGGAATCGTCGAATGCAG ACATGTCAAACTCCAATACGTCCAATAACACCGAGCAGGCTTTTGGATTCCATAAGTTGGTCAATTTCTGATCCAACATCAAAAGCTTGTATCTATACAGACTCTTTAAGTGTCGATGTCATTGAAGACCAGGGATCAGCGTTCTTTGATGCGAAGCCAGATGTAAAGGAATCAGATACTTTATTTGTGAACTTATCCAGACCACTCACAGAAAG TCAGAAATATGAGTTGATATTCAAAAGCCATTTCCTTACTATACTGTTCCCTGTCGATCGATTTTCGGAGATGGGACCATGTTCAAGGACATTTTTCAGTAATAAAGGCTTTACATGTCTGCAAGTTTTGGATCATATCTACTCATTTTACCAG GCTATATGTAATTGTACTCAGGAGAATATGTCGGCCGAGGAAATCGAGGTTGCGATTCACACAGACTCCAGACATGCTGACAGGCTTCGAGCTGCTTACTGCAGCAAGGCAGCGGCTGAAGTTGGTTATGTGGAGTTCAAGCGGATTGATTTTCTTGGTAGTCGAAAGAGTTTTGAAATGATGAAACGTGTTTCTGGTGATAATAATTCTAATGTTTACGAGCTGGTGATCAGAGCTTGA